A genomic segment from Gemmatimonas aurantiaca encodes:
- a CDS encoding metalloregulator ArsR/SmtB family transcription factor — protein sequence MTTPRLPIHDRMAELADPTRSRLLAALDRHELTVGELASALQLPQSTVSRHLRILADQGWIASRAEGASRWYRRQPQLDAGMLALWGLVRDAFAATPAALQDAARVDAVLAARRTVTQTFFATASAEWDALRAELFGVRADLLASLALLDPSLVVGDLGCGTGTLSAALAPHVSKVYAVDASPAMLATAAGRVATFDNVDVAEGTLEALPLGDHVLDVAVMMLVLHHVADPVRAFREVHRVLRPGGRLLLVDMRPHTHERYHETMGHVWLGFAAETLTTWLEDTGFVSVRYAPLPVDPAATGPALFTCTAIMMPAPALVMA from the coding sequence ATGACCACGCCGCGCCTGCCCATTCATGATCGTATGGCCGAGCTTGCTGACCCGACCCGCAGCCGGTTGCTGGCCGCGCTCGATCGGCACGAGCTCACCGTGGGCGAACTGGCGTCGGCGCTGCAGTTGCCGCAGAGCACGGTCAGCCGGCATCTGCGCATCCTGGCCGACCAGGGGTGGATTGCGTCGCGCGCCGAGGGAGCGAGCCGGTGGTATCGTCGCCAGCCGCAGCTCGACGCCGGCATGCTGGCCCTGTGGGGGCTCGTGCGCGACGCCTTTGCGGCCACACCGGCGGCGTTGCAGGACGCGGCGCGGGTGGACGCCGTGCTCGCCGCGAGACGCACCGTCACGCAGACGTTCTTCGCCACGGCCAGCGCCGAATGGGATGCGCTCAGGGCCGAACTTTTTGGTGTGCGTGCCGATCTGCTGGCCTCGCTGGCGTTGCTCGACCCGTCGCTCGTGGTGGGAGATCTGGGTTGCGGTACGGGCACGCTCAGCGCGGCCCTCGCGCCGCATGTCTCGAAGGTGTACGCCGTCGATGCGTCACCGGCGATGCTGGCCACCGCGGCGGGACGCGTGGCCACATTCGACAATGTCGATGTCGCCGAGGGCACGCTCGAAGCGCTGCCGCTGGGCGACCATGTGCTGGATGTCGCCGTGATGATGCTCGTGCTGCATCACGTGGCCGATCCGGTGCGCGCGTTCCGCGAAGTGCATCGGGTGCTGCGCCCCGGTGGACGCCTGCTGCTGGTGGACATGCGTCCGCACACCCACGAGCGCTATCACGAGACCATGGGTCATGTGTGGCTCGGCTTTGCCGCGGAGACGCTGACCACCTGGCTGGAAGACACGGGCTTCGTTTCGGTGCGGTATGCGCCGCTGCCCGTGGATCCCGCGGCCACCGGCCCCGCTCTCTTCACGTGCACGGCCATCATGATGCCCGCACCGGCGCTGGTGATGGCCTGA
- the ahcY gene encoding adenosylhomocysteinase, producing the protein MTEHGVALVTSLDRPTFAVRDLSLAEWGRKEIRLAEQEMPGLMALRAEYAGKSPLKGAKIMGSLHMTVQTAVLIETLVALGADVRWVSCNIFSTQDHAAAAVAVGPNGTTEKPQGTPVFAWKGETLEEYWWCTEQALMWPDGTGPNLLLDDGGDATLLVHRGAEYEKSGTVPSFDSDNEPEEWGVILDLLRTEQQRNPGRWTKVLAGIRGVSEETTTGVHRLYEMEKAGTLAFPAINVNDAVTKSKFDNLYGCRHSVVDGLNRATDVMLAGKIVVVLGYGDVGKGCAQALKGQGARVVITEIDPICALQAALEGYQVTTLDDIVEQADVFVSATGNKNVITVEHMSRMKDKAIVSNIGHFDNEIDMAGLKKVEGMKRVNIKPQYDEFQLPSGRSILVLAEGRLMNLGCATGHPSFVMSASFTNQVLAQLELHANAEKYGKRVFTLPKHLDEKVARLHLDKLGVKLTTLTADQASYIGVDVNGPYKADHYKY; encoded by the coding sequence ATGACTGAACACGGCGTCGCGTTGGTGACGTCGCTCGATCGCCCCACCTTCGCCGTGCGCGACCTTTCGCTGGCCGAATGGGGACGCAAGGAAATCCGTCTGGCCGAGCAGGAGATGCCGGGACTGATGGCGCTGCGTGCGGAGTATGCGGGCAAGTCGCCGCTGAAAGGCGCGAAGATCATGGGTTCGCTGCATATGACGGTGCAGACGGCCGTGCTCATCGAAACGCTGGTGGCGCTCGGCGCCGATGTGCGGTGGGTGTCGTGCAACATCTTCTCCACGCAGGATCACGCCGCTGCCGCGGTGGCCGTGGGTCCGAACGGCACCACCGAAAAGCCGCAGGGCACGCCGGTGTTCGCGTGGAAGGGGGAGACGCTCGAGGAGTACTGGTGGTGCACGGAGCAGGCGCTGATGTGGCCCGATGGCACGGGCCCGAATCTACTGCTCGACGACGGTGGTGATGCCACGCTGCTGGTGCACCGCGGCGCCGAGTACGAGAAGAGCGGCACGGTGCCGTCGTTCGACAGCGACAACGAACCGGAAGAGTGGGGCGTGATTCTCGATCTGCTGCGCACCGAACAGCAGCGGAATCCGGGGCGCTGGACGAAGGTGCTGGCCGGCATTCGCGGCGTGTCGGAAGAGACCACCACGGGTGTGCACCGGCTGTACGAGATGGAGAAGGCGGGCACCCTCGCGTTCCCGGCCATCAACGTCAACGATGCCGTGACGAAGTCGAAGTTCGACAACCTGTACGGTTGCCGGCACTCGGTGGTGGACGGTCTCAATCGTGCGACCGACGTCATGCTCGCGGGCAAGATCGTCGTGGTGCTCGGCTACGGCGACGTGGGCAAGGGCTGCGCGCAGGCCCTCAAGGGGCAGGGCGCGCGTGTGGTGATCACCGAGATCGATCCCATCTGCGCGCTGCAGGCGGCGCTCGAGGGCTATCAGGTGACGACGCTGGACGACATCGTCGAGCAGGCGGACGTCTTCGTGTCAGCGACGGGCAACAAGAACGTCATCACCGTCGAGCACATGAGCCGGATGAAGGACAAGGCCATCGTGTCCAACATCGGGCACTTCGACAACGAGATCGACATGGCCGGTCTCAAGAAGGTCGAAGGCATGAAGCGCGTGAACATCAAGCCGCAGTACGACGAGTTCCAGCTGCCGAGCGGCCGTTCCATTCTCGTGCTGGCCGAAGGCCGTCTGATGAACCTGGGTTGCGCGACGGGTCATCCGAGCTTCGTGATGAGCGCGTCGTTCACGAATCAGGTGCTGGCGCAGCTCGAGTTGCATGCCAACGCCGAGAAGTATGGCAAGCGGGTGTTCACGCTGCCCAAGCACCTCGACGAGAAGGTGGCGCGGCTGCATCTGGACAAGCTGGGCGTGAAGCTGACGACGCTGACCGCGGACCAGGCCTCGTACATTGGCGTGGACGTGAACGGGCCGTACAAGGCGGATCACTACAAGTACTGA
- a CDS encoding carboxypeptidase-like regulatory domain-containing protein, whose protein sequence is MVRGRVLDDSSRVLPGAIVSITRGPDRLVQQVVTDSTGRYSSRFDPGTGDYLVHVSMPGFRAARRRVERVADERELVADFTLQRDLAMLDAVRVTANQPTRAQAQVATPYAREVGAAEQWSQGAEGRVSPNAAGNLSAIAATMPGVTMTPSGPSMLGADPSSNLTTLNGMAMPGGSLPRAARADVRVTGATFDATRGGFAGANIDVRLGAGDRNFQNRNAYLTLNAPQLQMTDAVGRSLGLLNGGFRASVGADGEAIRRALTYNIALDVGRTASDPTTLLGSDGEALRRAGLSPDSARRVQSVASALGLPLAGTGVPSSRVQDNLTFLGRLDDVRDTLRTLTLTTYAGLNREGALGFGPLSAPGTAGKQTQQTIGAQLLQSQYVGKGYFTLMQNRIAASRVRDQVHPYLDLPGATVLVRSASDAAVSDIVPVSLGGNPFMATNDTRWTAEAANEMVWNAQGRKHRFKTSAWIRGDGLTQEGRPNALGQYTFMSLADLAANRPASYNRTLSQPVREASAYNAALAFSHQWNPNRWFSTLAGARLEGNRFGDTPPENVALEQALGVRTGVAPSHLHVSPRVGFSYTYSRSRENGNGQFNNGSGSWYRNTMGIIRGGIGEFRDLYRPGMLADAMVNAGLAGSTIALSCVGSAVPVPDWQALAGGSASLPTSCTDGSGVLAERAPAVSLVDPSFDVPRSWRASLGWAAALKGFLLRVDGLSSYDLSQPSTLDANFSGASRFTLAQEGGRPMYVTPSSIDAGSGAVSPRESRISPEYGRVSLRTSDLRGYGHQLTTTLQPEVFRRRRGPASVMFSASYTIQQVRQQFRGSDGGNFGDPREREWASGTNDARHAFVFQASTTVPKVGVFTMFTRFQSGTPFTPIVRSDIDGDGRANDRAFVPSPTADTDASTRAQMQALLASAPTNIRSCLESQVGTVADRQSCRGPWTQQMNLMYRPPLPRIGGRFVQMNVMFENPLAGLDQLLHGADGLRGWGTQASPDPVLLVPRGFDAANQRFRYDVNPRFGDTRAFRTLSRVPFRVVMDVSIGLSTPYELQTLRRAIEPVKTRDKATNKTTWSRRGADSIAALYLDRTSNLHRILLAESDSLFLTRDQITRLLTADSVYSARVRELYVPLGRFLAAQPDGAAGKAALDSVQATTKLYWPIFWEQVDIAQEIVNPQQRELMPMFNNMISVTRQERLRAQWTFGYPVPLVHNRPRVGGQPGSNTMSVTR, encoded by the coding sequence GTGGTCCGCGGCCGTGTGCTCGACGATTCCTCGCGGGTGCTGCCGGGTGCCATCGTCAGCATCACGCGCGGACCGGACCGCCTCGTCCAGCAGGTGGTCACCGACTCCACCGGCCGGTACAGCAGTCGGTTCGATCCCGGCACGGGAGACTATCTGGTGCACGTCTCCATGCCGGGATTCCGCGCTGCCCGCCGTCGTGTGGAGCGTGTGGCCGATGAGCGCGAGCTGGTGGCCGACTTCACGTTGCAACGGGATCTCGCCATGCTCGACGCCGTTCGGGTCACCGCCAACCAGCCCACGCGGGCGCAGGCGCAGGTCGCGACACCATATGCACGCGAAGTGGGCGCAGCGGAACAATGGAGTCAGGGCGCCGAGGGTCGGGTGAGCCCCAACGCCGCCGGCAACCTGAGTGCGATCGCCGCCACCATGCCCGGTGTCACGATGACTCCCTCGGGCCCCTCCATGCTCGGCGCGGACCCATCATCCAACCTCACGACCCTCAATGGCATGGCGATGCCCGGTGGATCGTTGCCGCGGGCCGCACGGGCCGATGTGCGCGTGACCGGCGCGACGTTCGACGCCACGCGGGGCGGCTTTGCCGGCGCGAACATCGACGTGCGATTGGGAGCGGGTGATCGCAATTTCCAGAACCGCAACGCCTATCTCACCCTGAATGCCCCACAACTGCAGATGACCGACGCGGTGGGGCGGTCGCTCGGCCTGCTCAACGGCGGGTTCCGTGCCAGTGTGGGGGCCGATGGTGAAGCCATCCGCCGCGCGCTCACCTACAACATCGCGCTCGATGTGGGACGCACGGCCAGCGACCCCACCACGCTGCTTGGCAGTGATGGCGAAGCGCTGCGTCGTGCCGGTCTCTCGCCCGATTCCGCACGACGTGTGCAGAGCGTGGCGTCGGCTCTCGGCCTGCCGCTGGCCGGCACCGGCGTGCCATCCAGTCGGGTGCAGGACAATCTCACGTTCCTCGGACGTCTGGACGATGTGCGCGACACGCTGCGCACGCTCACACTCACCACCTATGCGGGCCTCAACCGTGAAGGCGCACTCGGATTCGGCCCCCTGAGCGCACCGGGCACCGCAGGCAAACAGACGCAACAGACCATCGGCGCACAACTCCTGCAGAGCCAGTACGTGGGCAAGGGCTATTTCACCCTCATGCAGAACCGCATCGCCGCCAGTCGGGTGCGGGACCAGGTGCATCCCTATCTCGATCTGCCGGGTGCCACCGTGCTCGTGCGGTCCGCCTCCGATGCCGCGGTCAGTGACATCGTGCCGGTTTCGCTTGGCGGCAATCCCTTCATGGCCACCAACGACACACGATGGACGGCGGAAGCGGCCAACGAGATGGTCTGGAATGCCCAGGGACGCAAACATCGCTTCAAGACGTCGGCGTGGATTCGTGGTGATGGACTCACGCAGGAAGGCCGCCCCAATGCGCTGGGACAGTACACGTTCATGTCGCTGGCCGATCTCGCCGCCAATCGTCCGGCGTCGTACAACCGTACGCTGTCGCAACCGGTGCGCGAGGCGAGCGCGTACAACGCGGCACTGGCCTTCTCGCATCAGTGGAATCCCAATCGCTGGTTCAGCACGCTGGCCGGTGCCCGCCTGGAGGGCAATCGCTTCGGCGACACGCCGCCAGAGAATGTCGCGCTGGAACAGGCACTCGGTGTGCGAACGGGTGTGGCGCCAAGCCACCTGCACGTCTCGCCCCGCGTGGGGTTCAGCTACACCTATTCGCGCTCACGCGAGAACGGCAACGGGCAGTTCAACAACGGGTCGGGAAGCTGGTATCGCAACACGATGGGCATCATCCGTGGTGGCATCGGCGAGTTCCGCGATCTCTATCGTCCGGGCATGCTGGCCGACGCCATGGTGAACGCCGGTCTGGCCGGCAGCACGATTGCCCTGTCGTGTGTGGGCAGTGCGGTACCGGTTCCCGACTGGCAGGCGCTCGCCGGCGGTTCGGCTTCGCTGCCGACGTCCTGCACGGATGGTTCGGGTGTGTTGGCCGAACGCGCCCCCGCGGTGTCACTGGTCGATCCCTCGTTCGACGTGCCGCGCAGTTGGCGGGCTTCCCTCGGCTGGGCCGCGGCGCTGAAGGGATTTCTCCTGCGCGTCGACGGCCTGTCGTCGTACGATCTGTCGCAGCCCAGCACGCTCGACGCGAATTTCTCCGGCGCAAGCCGTTTCACGCTGGCGCAGGAAGGTGGCCGGCCCATGTACGTCACACCCTCCAGCATCGATGCGGGGTCGGGTGCGGTGTCGCCGCGTGAATCGCGCATCAGTCCCGAATACGGACGGGTGTCACTGCGCACGAGCGATCTGCGCGGCTACGGTCATCAGCTCACGACCACATTGCAGCCCGAGGTGTTCCGGAGACGCCGCGGGCCTGCTTCCGTGATGTTCTCGGCCTCGTACACCATCCAGCAGGTCCGTCAGCAGTTCCGCGGCAGCGATGGTGGCAACTTCGGTGATCCCCGCGAGCGCGAATGGGCATCGGGTACGAACGACGCGCGTCATGCCTTCGTGTTCCAGGCCAGCACCACCGTGCCCAAGGTGGGGGTGTTCACCATGTTCACGCGATTCCAGTCGGGTACGCCGTTCACCCCCATCGTGCGCAGCGACATCGATGGGGACGGCCGGGCGAACGACCGCGCGTTCGTCCCGAGTCCCACCGCCGATACCGACGCGTCCACGCGCGCGCAGATGCAGGCGCTGCTGGCATCGGCGCCGACCAACATCCGGAGTTGTCTCGAATCGCAGGTCGGGACGGTGGCCGACCGGCAGAGCTGCCGTGGTCCGTGGACGCAGCAGATGAACCTCATGTATCGTCCACCGCTGCCGCGTATCGGGGGCCGGTTCGTCCAGATGAATGTGATGTTCGAAAATCCGCTGGCCGGTCTCGATCAGTTGTTGCACGGCGCGGACGGTCTGCGGGGGTGGGGCACCCAGGCCTCGCCCGATCCGGTGCTGCTCGTGCCGCGTGGGTTCGACGCCGCCAATCAGCGCTTCCGATACGATGTGAACCCGCGCTTCGGTGACACCCGTGCTTTCCGCACACTCTCGCGCGTGCCCTTCCGGGTGGTGATGGATGTGTCCATCGGCCTCTCCACGCCCTACGAGCTGCAGACGCTGCGTCGTGCCATCGAACCCGTGAAGACACGCGACAAGGCGACCAACAAGACCACCTGGTCCCGCCGCGGCGCCGATTCCATTGCGGCGCTGTATCTCGACCGCACGTCCAATCTGCACCGCATCCTGCTGGCCGAGAGCGATTCACTGTTCCTCACCAGGGATCAGATCACGCGATTGCTCACCGCCGACAGCGTCTATTCGGCGCGGGTCCGCGAACTGTACGTGCCACTGGGCCGGTTCCTCGCCGCGCAGCCCGACGGCGCGGCCGGCAAGGCGGCACTCGACAGTGTGCAGGCCACGACAAAGCTCTACTGGCCGATTTTCTGGGAGCAGGTCGACATCGCGCAGGAAATCGTGAACCCCCAGCAACGCGAACTCATGCCGATGTTCAACAACATGATCAGCGTGACCAGGCAGGAGCGGCTGCGGGCACAATGGACGTTCGGTTATCCGGTGCCCCTGGTGCACAACCGGCCGCGGGTGGGCGGACAGCCGGGATCGAACACCATGTCCGTGACGCGATAG
- the hemJ gene encoding protoporphyrinogen oxidase HemJ, which yields MPVDTSYLWIKAMHVVAVIAWYAGLFYIFRLFVYHVQQRDQPAVVATLEVMERRLMRAIMAPAMIVAIAMGAWMLVRQPALLRMPWMHLKLGAVFFLLGYHGFASYTRKRLARGDYFLSERACRMINEVPTLLLFAIVIAVIVRP from the coding sequence ATGCCTGTCGACACGTCCTATCTCTGGATCAAGGCGATGCACGTGGTGGCCGTCATCGCGTGGTACGCCGGTCTGTTCTACATCTTCCGGCTCTTCGTCTATCACGTGCAGCAGCGTGACCAGCCGGCGGTCGTTGCGACACTCGAAGTGATGGAGCGACGGCTGATGCGCGCCATCATGGCACCGGCCATGATCGTCGCCATCGCCATGGGCGCCTGGATGCTCGTCCGTCAGCCCGCCTTGCTGCGCATGCCGTGGATGCACCTCAAGCTCGGTGCGGTGTTCTTTCTGCTGGGGTATCACGGCTTCGCATCCTACACCCGCAAACGTCTGGCCCGGGGCGACTATTTTCTCAGCGAACGCGCCTGCCGCATGATCAACGAAGTGCCCACGCTGCTGCTCTTCGCCATCGTGATCGCGGTTATCGTGCGGCCCTGA
- the hemN gene encoding oxygen-independent coproporphyrinogen III oxidase produces the protein MLETEITPEVLARYDVAGPRYTSYPAVPDWNGAPDAPGWEAHLGALGTEASPLALYVHLPFCASQCLYCGCNATVTTRAEIVERYLTRLRRELAMLSRAMGDRPRVAEMHWGGGTPNFLSDAQLATLHDMLLGTFELGAHTESSIEADPRLVTRSQLRMLRQLGFERVSFGVQDLDPVVQEAIGRVQPRDMVQSAVTTAREEGFGGINLDLIYGLPYQTPDRFAATVDDSLAMGPDRIACFGYAHVPWMRPHQRRIDDSALPGSWERFTLFRDAVHRFSDAGYEWIGIDHFARPADPLAQAMRSGHLHRNFMGYTTQRSEQLLGVGVSAISSIHGWFVQNAPRLGEWQRQVDTGALPVAGGHILSEDDRIRGAAIEHLMCHGRLPAALFPVAESEMHTRYAPFVDEELVVFEADGLHVTSRGRWFLRNLAFPLDPHRTQQEHRRFSRAV, from the coding sequence ATGCTGGAAACGGAGATCACGCCGGAGGTGCTGGCCCGCTACGACGTGGCCGGCCCGCGGTACACCAGTTACCCGGCGGTGCCGGACTGGAACGGGGCCCCGGATGCGCCCGGATGGGAGGCGCATCTCGGGGCGCTGGGCACGGAGGCGTCTCCGCTCGCCCTCTATGTGCATCTGCCGTTCTGCGCGTCCCAGTGCCTCTATTGCGGGTGCAATGCCACGGTCACCACACGGGCCGAGATCGTGGAGCGTTATCTCACACGTCTGCGTCGTGAGCTGGCCATGCTGTCCCGGGCCATGGGGGATCGCCCGCGCGTGGCGGAGATGCACTGGGGTGGCGGCACGCCGAATTTTCTGAGCGACGCACAACTGGCCACGCTGCACGACATGCTGCTGGGCACCTTCGAGCTCGGTGCCCACACCGAAAGCTCCATCGAAGCCGATCCGCGACTCGTGACACGCTCCCAACTGCGCATGCTGCGTCAATTGGGGTTCGAACGCGTGAGCTTCGGCGTGCAGGATCTCGATCCCGTCGTGCAGGAAGCGATCGGCCGGGTGCAGCCGCGGGACATGGTGCAGAGTGCCGTGACCACCGCGCGGGAAGAGGGATTCGGCGGCATCAATCTCGATCTGATCTACGGTCTGCCGTATCAGACCCCCGACCGGTTTGCCGCCACCGTCGACGACAGTCTCGCAATGGGTCCCGATCGCATCGCCTGTTTCGGCTACGCGCACGTGCCCTGGATGCGTCCCCATCAGCGGCGCATCGATGACTCGGCGCTGCCGGGATCGTGGGAACGTTTCACGCTGTTTCGCGATGCGGTGCATCGATTCTCCGACGCCGGTTACGAATGGATCGGCATCGATCACTTCGCCCGTCCCGCCGATCCGCTGGCGCAGGCCATGCGCAGCGGCCACCTGCACCGCAATTTCATGGGGTACACCACCCAACGCAGCGAACAACTGCTCGGAGTCGGTGTGAGCGCCATCTCGTCCATACACGGCTGGTTCGTGCAGAACGCGCCGCGTCTTGGCGAATGGCAACGGCAGGTGGACACCGGCGCGCTGCCCGTGGCGGGCGGACACATTCTGTCCGAAGACGATCGCATCCGGGGGGCCGCCATCGAGCACCTCATGTGTCATGGCCGATTGCCTGCCGCGTTGTTCCCGGTGGCCGAGTCGGAGATGCACACACGGTATGCCCCGTTCGTGGACGAGGAGCTCGTGGTGTTCGAAGCCGACGGTCTGCATGTGACATCACGCGGGCGCTGGTTCCTGCGCAATCTCGCGTTTCCGCTCGATCCCCATCGCACGCAACAGGAGCACCGGCGCTTCTCCCGGGCCGTGTGA
- a CDS encoding M28 family peptidase produces the protein MSSSSFCARFGLTSALALTVLPALAPAQRPASQPSTQRPVTAASSEAAFVPISRAVHGAIDGNRAYRTVEYVQRFFRLPGNRGFDAAIDTVASLLRAAGYVREDGAPASARFVYRIESRPMANPAWTPIGASLTIAGRTKPLQQFSTNLNMIAINSGSTPEGGVTADVVDVGAGGSDQFAAVDVKGKIALSTGDARAVYPRALQAGAIGVLNTQALPSYNQQSKNTTAIRFTSVVRDSGWILYISSATHDSLRAAMKSLNGAPLRVHADVRTLFETRPELTIVAEIRGRTRPAERFVYSAHVQEPGANDNATGVGTQAEMARVAADLVRRGVANPQRTITFLWGDEIRSTDRFLKEDSVRRAAVKWGMSLDMVGENTALTGGTFLIEKMPDPSAVWVRGEDQHTEWGGKPLAEKDIRAYWFNDFVRQRCLDRARQTNWVVKANPFEGGSDHTPFLNAKIPAVLLWHFTDQYYHTDLDRIEMVSASTLANVGACALTTGLLLADGSRAIVLAALDELAGVAEQAIRTQSALSRDTLSRGGNADTEKHIIETWRTYYLDAIDKIGDIAVGPVDLTAAIGRAKARVRAAR, from the coding sequence ATGTCCTCTTCCTCTTTTTGCGCGCGCTTCGGCCTCACCTCCGCCCTGGCGCTGACGGTCCTTCCGGCCCTCGCGCCTGCGCAGCGCCCCGCATCTCAGCCGTCCACGCAACGCCCCGTGACGGCGGCCTCGTCGGAGGCGGCGTTCGTGCCGATCTCCCGCGCCGTGCACGGCGCCATCGATGGCAACCGCGCCTACCGCACCGTCGAGTACGTGCAGCGATTCTTCCGGCTGCCGGGCAACCGCGGATTCGATGCGGCGATCGATACGGTGGCTTCGTTGTTGCGCGCCGCCGGATATGTGCGCGAAGACGGGGCGCCGGCGTCGGCGCGTTTCGTGTATCGCATCGAATCGCGGCCCATGGCCAATCCGGCGTGGACGCCCATCGGGGCTTCGCTCACGATCGCGGGACGCACCAAGCCACTCCAGCAGTTCTCCACGAATCTCAACATGATCGCCATCAACTCCGGCTCCACGCCGGAGGGCGGGGTCACGGCGGATGTCGTGGATGTCGGCGCGGGGGGCAGCGATCAGTTTGCCGCGGTCGATGTGAAGGGAAAGATCGCGCTCTCCACGGGTGACGCGCGTGCCGTGTATCCGCGCGCCCTGCAGGCAGGCGCGATCGGTGTGCTCAATACGCAGGCGCTTCCGTCCTACAATCAGCAGTCGAAGAACACCACCGCCATCCGCTTCACCAGCGTGGTGCGGGACTCGGGGTGGATCCTGTACATCTCGTCGGCCACGCACGATTCCCTGCGCGCCGCGATGAAGTCACTGAATGGTGCGCCACTGCGGGTGCATGCCGACGTGCGCACCCTCTTCGAAACGCGTCCCGAGCTGACGATCGTCGCGGAGATCCGCGGCCGCACGCGGCCCGCCGAACGTTTCGTGTACTCGGCGCACGTGCAGGAACCCGGTGCGAACGACAATGCCACGGGCGTGGGCACGCAGGCGGAAATGGCGCGGGTGGCGGCGGATCTGGTGCGCCGCGGTGTCGCCAACCCCCAACGCACGATCACGTTCCTCTGGGGCGATGAGATCCGCTCCACCGACCGGTTCCTCAAGGAAGACAGTGTGCGCCGCGCGGCGGTGAAGTGGGGCATGTCCCTCGACATGGTTGGCGAGAACACCGCGCTCACCGGCGGGACGTTCCTCATCGAGAAGATGCCCGACCCGTCGGCGGTGTGGGTGCGCGGCGAGGACCAGCACACGGAGTGGGGAGGCAAGCCGCTGGCCGAGAAGGACATTCGCGCCTACTGGTTCAACGACTTCGTGCGGCAACGCTGTCTCGATCGTGCGCGCCAGACCAACTGGGTGGTGAAGGCCAATCCCTTTGAAGGTGGCAGTGATCACACGCCGTTCCTCAACGCGAAGATCCCGGCCGTGCTGCTCTGGCATTTCACCGATCAGTACTACCACACCGATCTCGATCGCATCGAAATGGTGAGCGCATCGACGCTCGCCAACGTGGGCGCGTGTGCCCTCACCACCGGTCTGCTGCTGGCCGACGGGTCCCGCGCCATCGTGCTGGCCGCGCTCGACGAACTGGCCGGTGTGGCCGAGCAGGCCATCCGCACGCAGTCGGCGCTCAGCCGCGATACGCTGAGCCGGGGCGGCAACGCCGACACCGAGAAGCACATCATCGAAACGTGGCGCACGTATTATCTCGACGCGATCGACAAGATCGGCGACATCGCGGTGGGCCCGGTGGATCTCACGGCGGCCATCGGACGCGCGAAGGCGAGGGTGCGGGCGGCGCGGTAA
- a CDS encoding prephenate dehydratase domain-containing protein yields the protein MTNPFVTTRSASPLSASPTPRVAFQGEAGAFSEMAIRQHWPDGAIPVACLTFADAVARVLAQDVDYAMIPVENAIAGTVQIACDAVHAAGDRIRQIGETRVPIHLCLMAPHGASLAELREVRSHAVALAQCRLFFARHGWLVSVPHADTAGAARDVAAQGDRTMGAVASESAAVQYGLEVIARNIQDIPHNWTRFVVIQRA from the coding sequence ATGACGAATCCCTTCGTGACAACACGGTCGGCATCGCCCCTATCGGCGTCGCCGACTCCACGCGTGGCGTTTCAGGGCGAAGCGGGCGCGTTCAGCGAAATGGCCATCCGTCAGCACTGGCCCGACGGCGCCATACCGGTGGCCTGTCTCACGTTCGCCGATGCCGTGGCCCGTGTCCTTGCGCAAGACGTCGACTACGCGATGATCCCGGTGGAGAACGCGATTGCCGGCACGGTGCAGATCGCCTGCGATGCGGTGCATGCAGCCGGTGACCGGATCCGGCAGATCGGCGAGACGCGGGTGCCCATCCATCTCTGTCTCATGGCCCCGCATGGTGCCTCGCTGGCCGAACTGCGGGAAGTGCGCAGCCACGCGGTCGCGCTCGCACAGTGCCGTCTCTTCTTCGCCCGGCACGGCTGGCTGGTGTCGGTGCCCCATGCCGACACCGCGGGCGCCGCCCGCGACGTGGCCGCGCAGGGCGACCGCACCATGGGCGCCGTGGCCAGCGAATCGGCCGCAGTGCAGTACGGTCTCGAAGTGATCGCCCGGAACATTCAGGACATTCCGCACAACTGGACGCGTTTCGTGGTGATCCAGCGGGCGTGA